The following coding sequences are from one Xiphias gladius isolate SHS-SW01 ecotype Sanya breed wild chromosome 14, ASM1685928v1, whole genome shotgun sequence window:
- the LOC120798553 gene encoding WD repeat-containing protein 48 isoform X2, with amino-acid sequence MATHHRQNAAGRRKVQVSYVIRDEVEKYNRNGVNALQLDPALNRLFTAGRDSIIRIWSVYQHKDPYIASMEHHTDWVNDIVLCCNGKTLISASSDTTVKVWNAHKGFCMSTLRTHKDYVKALAYAKDKELVASAGLDRQIFLWDVNTLTALTASNNTVTTSSLSGNKDSIYSLAMNQMGTVIVSGSTEKVLRVWDPRTCAKLMKLKGHTDNVKSLLLNRDGTQCLSGSSDGTIRLWSLGQQRCIATYRVHDEGVWALQVNEAFTHVYSGGRDKKIYCTDLRNPDIRVLICEEKAPVLKMELDRSADPPPAIWVSTTKSSVNKWSLKGMHNFRSSGEYDNDCSTPLTPLCTQPEQVIKGGASIIQCHILNDKRHILTKDTNNNVAFWDVLKACKGEDLGKVEFDEEIKKRFKMVYVPNWFSVDLKTGMLTITLDESDCFAAWVSAKDAGFSSSDGSDPKLNLGGLLLQALLEFWPRTRINPMDEEENEVNHVNGEQENRVQKGNGYFQVPPHTPVIFGEAGGRTLFRLLCRDSGGETESMLLNETVPQWVIDITVDKNMPKFNKIPFYLQPHSSSGAKTLKKDRLSASDMLQVRKVMEHVYEKIINLDNESQTTSSTANDKPGEQEKEEDMAMLAEEKIELMCQDQVLDPNMDLRTVKHFIWKSGGDLTLHYRQKST; translated from the exons ATGGCCACGCATCACAGGCAAAATGCTGCTGGGCGGAGAAAAGTACAG GTGTCATATGTCATTAGAGATGAGGTGGAGAAATACAATCGAAATGGGGTGAATGCACTCCAGCTAGACCCTGCGCTGAACCGGCTCTTCACTGCTGGGAGGGACTCTATCATCCGGATATGGAGTGTTTACCAGCACAAG GACCCGTACATTGCCTCTATGGAGCATCACACAGACTGGGTTAATGACATAGTTCTTTGTTGCAATGGAAAAACAT tGATATCTGCCTCATCAGATACAACAGTCAAAGTATGGAATGCACACAAAGGGTTCTGTATGTCAACGTTACGAACACACAAGGACTATGTGAAGGCTTTGGCCTACGCTAAGGACAAGGAGCTGGTGGCGTCTGCAGGTCTGGACCGGCAGATCTTTCTTTGGGATGTGAACACACTAACAGCACTCACTGCTTCCAACAACACTGTTACCA CCTCTTCATTGAGTGGGAACAAGGACTCTATCTACAGTCTGGCTATGAATCAGATGGGCACAGTCATTGTATCTGGATCCACAGAAAAG gttCTAAGAGTATGGGATCCTCGAACATGCGCAAAACTGATGAAGCTAAAAGGTCACACAGACAACGTCAAGTCGTTGCTGTTGAATCGAGATGGCACTCAG tgtCTGTCGGGCAGTTCAGACGGGACTATCCGCCTGTGGTCACTCGGCCAGCAGAGGTGTATCGCCACCTACCGGGTGCACGATGAAGGGGTGTGGGCCCTGCAGGTCAATGAGGCCTTTACACATGTCTATTCTGGAGGCAGGGACAAAAAGATCTACTGCACTGACCTGCGTAACCCAGACATCCGTGTGCTAATCTGTGAGGAAAAGGCCCCGGTGCTCAAA ATGGAACTGGACAGATCTGCTGACCCGCCTCCAGCAATCTGGGTCTCAACCACCAAGTCATCCGTTAATAAATGG TCTCTAAAGGGAATGCACAACTTCAGATCATCAGGAGAGTATGACAACGACTGCAGTACCCCTCTGACACCACTGTGTACTCAGCCAGAGCAAGTTATCAAAG GAGGTGCCAGTATTATCCAGTGCCACATTCTGAATGACAAGAGACACATACTCACCAAAGATACCAACAACAATGTGGCTTTCTGGGATGTCCTAAAG gCTTGCAAGGGTGAAGATTTGGGGAAAGTGGAGTTTGATGAAGAGATTAAAAAGCGTTTCAAGATGGTCTATGTGCCAAATTGGTTCTCTGTTGATCTGAAAACTGGG ATGCTCACTATCACATTGGATGAGAGCGACTGCTTCGCCGCCTGGGTGTCTGCAAAGGACGCAGGGTTTTCAAGCTCTGATGGATCCGATCCAAAGT TGAACCTGGGTGGACTGCTCCTGCAGGCTCTGCTAGAGTTTTGGCCCAGGACTCGCATTAACCCCATGGATGAGGAAGAGAACGAGGTGAACCATG TGAATGGAGAGCAGGAGAACAGGGTCCAGAAAGGAAATGGATATTTCCAAGTGCCACCACACACACCAGTTATCTTTGGGGAAGCAGGAGGCAGAACTCTATTCAG GTTGCTATGTAGAGATTCAGGTGGAGAGACTGAATCCATGCTGCTGAATGAGACAGTCCCACAGTGGGTTATTGACATAACAGTAGAT AAAAATATGCCCAAATTCAACAAAATCCCATTCTACCTCCAGCCCCATTCTTCTTCTGGTGCAAAAACTCTAAAGAA GGATCGTCTCTCGGCCAGTGACATGCTCCAGGTGAGGAAGGTGATGGAGCACGTTTACGAGAAAATCATCAACCTGGACAATGAGTCGCAGACCACCAGCTCCACGGCGAACGATAAGCCCggggagcaggagaaggaggaggacatgGCCATGCTAGCCGAGGAGAAGATTGAGCTCATGTGTCAAGACCAG GTTCTGGATCCCAACATGGACCTGCGAACAGTTAAACATTTTATCTGGAAAAGCGGAGGGGACTTGACGCTTCACTATAGGCAGAAGTCCACGTGA
- the LOC120798553 gene encoding WD repeat-containing protein 48 isoform X1 → MATHHRQNAAGRRKVQVSYVIRDEVEKYNRNGVNALQLDPALNRLFTAGRDSIIRIWSVYQHKQDPYIASMEHHTDWVNDIVLCCNGKTLISASSDTTVKVWNAHKGFCMSTLRTHKDYVKALAYAKDKELVASAGLDRQIFLWDVNTLTALTASNNTVTTSSLSGNKDSIYSLAMNQMGTVIVSGSTEKVLRVWDPRTCAKLMKLKGHTDNVKSLLLNRDGTQCLSGSSDGTIRLWSLGQQRCIATYRVHDEGVWALQVNEAFTHVYSGGRDKKIYCTDLRNPDIRVLICEEKAPVLKMELDRSADPPPAIWVSTTKSSVNKWSLKGMHNFRSSGEYDNDCSTPLTPLCTQPEQVIKGGASIIQCHILNDKRHILTKDTNNNVAFWDVLKACKGEDLGKVEFDEEIKKRFKMVYVPNWFSVDLKTGMLTITLDESDCFAAWVSAKDAGFSSSDGSDPKLNLGGLLLQALLEFWPRTRINPMDEEENEVNHVNGEQENRVQKGNGYFQVPPHTPVIFGEAGGRTLFRLLCRDSGGETESMLLNETVPQWVIDITVDKNMPKFNKIPFYLQPHSSSGAKTLKKDRLSASDMLQVRKVMEHVYEKIINLDNESQTTSSTANDKPGEQEKEEDMAMLAEEKIELMCQDQVLDPNMDLRTVKHFIWKSGGDLTLHYRQKST, encoded by the exons ATGGCCACGCATCACAGGCAAAATGCTGCTGGGCGGAGAAAAGTACAG GTGTCATATGTCATTAGAGATGAGGTGGAGAAATACAATCGAAATGGGGTGAATGCACTCCAGCTAGACCCTGCGCTGAACCGGCTCTTCACTGCTGGGAGGGACTCTATCATCCGGATATGGAGTGTTTACCAGCACAAG CAGGACCCGTACATTGCCTCTATGGAGCATCACACAGACTGGGTTAATGACATAGTTCTTTGTTGCAATGGAAAAACAT tGATATCTGCCTCATCAGATACAACAGTCAAAGTATGGAATGCACACAAAGGGTTCTGTATGTCAACGTTACGAACACACAAGGACTATGTGAAGGCTTTGGCCTACGCTAAGGACAAGGAGCTGGTGGCGTCTGCAGGTCTGGACCGGCAGATCTTTCTTTGGGATGTGAACACACTAACAGCACTCACTGCTTCCAACAACACTGTTACCA CCTCTTCATTGAGTGGGAACAAGGACTCTATCTACAGTCTGGCTATGAATCAGATGGGCACAGTCATTGTATCTGGATCCACAGAAAAG gttCTAAGAGTATGGGATCCTCGAACATGCGCAAAACTGATGAAGCTAAAAGGTCACACAGACAACGTCAAGTCGTTGCTGTTGAATCGAGATGGCACTCAG tgtCTGTCGGGCAGTTCAGACGGGACTATCCGCCTGTGGTCACTCGGCCAGCAGAGGTGTATCGCCACCTACCGGGTGCACGATGAAGGGGTGTGGGCCCTGCAGGTCAATGAGGCCTTTACACATGTCTATTCTGGAGGCAGGGACAAAAAGATCTACTGCACTGACCTGCGTAACCCAGACATCCGTGTGCTAATCTGTGAGGAAAAGGCCCCGGTGCTCAAA ATGGAACTGGACAGATCTGCTGACCCGCCTCCAGCAATCTGGGTCTCAACCACCAAGTCATCCGTTAATAAATGG TCTCTAAAGGGAATGCACAACTTCAGATCATCAGGAGAGTATGACAACGACTGCAGTACCCCTCTGACACCACTGTGTACTCAGCCAGAGCAAGTTATCAAAG GAGGTGCCAGTATTATCCAGTGCCACATTCTGAATGACAAGAGACACATACTCACCAAAGATACCAACAACAATGTGGCTTTCTGGGATGTCCTAAAG gCTTGCAAGGGTGAAGATTTGGGGAAAGTGGAGTTTGATGAAGAGATTAAAAAGCGTTTCAAGATGGTCTATGTGCCAAATTGGTTCTCTGTTGATCTGAAAACTGGG ATGCTCACTATCACATTGGATGAGAGCGACTGCTTCGCCGCCTGGGTGTCTGCAAAGGACGCAGGGTTTTCAAGCTCTGATGGATCCGATCCAAAGT TGAACCTGGGTGGACTGCTCCTGCAGGCTCTGCTAGAGTTTTGGCCCAGGACTCGCATTAACCCCATGGATGAGGAAGAGAACGAGGTGAACCATG TGAATGGAGAGCAGGAGAACAGGGTCCAGAAAGGAAATGGATATTTCCAAGTGCCACCACACACACCAGTTATCTTTGGGGAAGCAGGAGGCAGAACTCTATTCAG GTTGCTATGTAGAGATTCAGGTGGAGAGACTGAATCCATGCTGCTGAATGAGACAGTCCCACAGTGGGTTATTGACATAACAGTAGAT AAAAATATGCCCAAATTCAACAAAATCCCATTCTACCTCCAGCCCCATTCTTCTTCTGGTGCAAAAACTCTAAAGAA GGATCGTCTCTCGGCCAGTGACATGCTCCAGGTGAGGAAGGTGATGGAGCACGTTTACGAGAAAATCATCAACCTGGACAATGAGTCGCAGACCACCAGCTCCACGGCGAACGATAAGCCCggggagcaggagaaggaggaggacatgGCCATGCTAGCCGAGGAGAAGATTGAGCTCATGTGTCAAGACCAG GTTCTGGATCCCAACATGGACCTGCGAACAGTTAAACATTTTATCTGGAAAAGCGGAGGGGACTTGACGCTTCACTATAGGCAGAAGTCCACGTGA